A stretch of DNA from Cololabis saira isolate AMF1-May2022 chromosome 17, fColSai1.1, whole genome shotgun sequence:
acaaacacccacacagcaTCTTTACAAGAAACCCCATAAATAAGACAAAGAAGTGTCCAGAGAGGACTATAGGAGTGTGTGCGCGTGGATGAGCGCGAGCGCGCTCGCGTTGAAATCAATGCGCCACGCTCCAGTGCGCGCTGGGAGGCGGATAAGTGTGAGCTGGAGAGCTGGGGAGGACAGAGAGCTGGAGAGGACAGAGACGACAGTGCGGAGGAGGGATCAGGCTGAGAAGTACTGGTGGAAAAGGACGCGAGCGGGCTTCGTTTCCGAGGTCGACTGCACCTGCTGCAACCTGCTCCCACCGACCCAAGCATCCTCCTCCATGTCCTGCGGGTGAGTCCCCCTTTCAAAACCCCTTAATACCCTTTTTCCACAGAGGATTTTTACAAGCTGATACCCCAACACTTCGGAGCGCTTATGACACCAGGGTCGCTTTGGTACAATGTTGCGCAGTCAGCTGGGGACATTTCTGTAATATATTTCTCCCACGATTGCAGATTAGAGACAGACGGAGAAAACCACAAATATATCGGCAGGAATAGTGCATGTTCGTGTTGTTCTGAAATCGTATAATCGTGCTGAACTTCTCCGCACCGAGGAGGCAGTTGGACTCCACGGCAGATGCTGAGACAAAAGGAGTAACCGAGTGAAAAATTAGACAAAGAAGCGTTAGAAATTATTTTGCCACCACCCTAACTGCGCCTGCTTCATAGAATCCTTTCTTTTAAATAACCCCCATATTTTCAGCATCTCAATTTTGCTCACAGCAGAAAAGCGGCTGATGGCATGTGTAAGATAATCAATAATGAAGTTACAACTCCAGTTATCGCTATCGTGTTAGACTTCAGtctatatttaaaaacattataacAGCTTTCAGTAAGACAACTTTTCTGTTAATTCTAAACCTGATTTTTAACTATAGGGGTCTTCTTTTCCAGTTTAACCATGGATCACATGCTGTCTCGCTCCATCTGGACCGCTGACAGTATATTTCTCCAGCACTCCGCGGATCTCTACACCAGCGTGGTCGTGACGCGCAGCATCCCTGCAGGCACGTGCTTTGGACCATGTGTGCTCCAGAACACTTTCTACGACACTATCGCCTTCATAGCGCAGAAATCCTGCGACAGGCGAGCGAAATCCTACGTGTTCAGGGTGAGTCGTGCAATCATGCAAGGTGCATGTGGACTTAACCTTAATTCTACCTCAGTGAACCACCAAGTGAAGTATTAAATGGCAAAAACATGATAACATTCTTTTTTAAAGGCACCACATTCAGAAAGGTTTATTCAAATCAACTGTTTATCAAGAAATTGAGCTGTAAGAGCTTTGGGGATTGACTGTTAGTGTCTTTTTGCCAACAGGTCGACCCTGAGACCATGCGCAACTCTGCCCTTGTGTTGTCATGGCTGCGGCTCGTGCAGGCTGCGCGTAACGAGGAGGAGCAGAACGCCGAGGCCTTTCTAAAGGGGAGTCAGCTGTATGTGCGGACCACCCGGGACCTCCGGGCGGAGGAAGAACTGCTGGTGTGGTACGACCAGGAGCTGTCTCACCTGTTGGGCTTCACTGACATAACCAAAGGATCAAAAGAAGGTGGGATGAATTATTTGAGGATCCCGACTCAATATGTGTACATACAATCCATGAAACAATGTATCAGAATAGGGATTTATAATTGCAATTTGTCGTTTCACAGGGTTCCAGTGTGGGAAATGCAACCAAGTCTTCAGAAATGAGTTTCCTTTCGTGGCCCATTGTCGATTCCTGTGCGCCCACCAAGCCAAGAGCGACATCTGGATCCGCGATGTTTACGAGCACAAGCATGTGGAGGTGAAGAGGCAACACCGAGTAACAGATTTCCACAACATCGCCAGAGACCTGGAGCACAAAAAACCTGGCAACAGCGAGGACGCTGAGATTTCCGCCAGAAAGAGGAAAAGCGAAGAAACTCATTACCCCAAATGGAGAAAAACGGTTCTGTTAgaaaaaacgaatatttccaatgataataatattacGCAACTGGATAAGGACTATGACCAGGTTGCAGGAGATGCGTCTTCTGCTGAGAGAAAGTTGAAAGCGGAAAGAATGAAGGCAGATCGCGTGGGATGTAAAAGTGATGGTTTAGCGGAAACAAAGGAGATCCCCGGGACTT
This window harbors:
- the znf488 gene encoding PR domain zinc finger protein 8, which gives rise to MSASALALKSMRHAPVRAGRRISVSWRAGEDRELERTETTVRRRDQAEKYWWKRTRAGFVSEVDCTCCNLLPPTQASSSMSCGLTMDHMLSRSIWTADSIFLQHSADLYTSVVVTRSIPAGTCFGPCVLQNTFYDTIAFIAQKSCDRRAKSYVFRVDPETMRNSALVLSWLRLVQAARNEEEQNAEAFLKGSQLYVRTTRDLRAEEELLVWYDQELSHLLGFTDITKGSKEGFQCGKCNQVFRNEFPFVAHCRFLCAHQAKSDIWIRDVYEHKHVEVKRQHRVTDFHNIARDLEHKKPGNSEDAEISARKRKSEETHYPKWRKTVLLEKTNISNDNNITQLDKDYDQVAGDASSAERKLKAERMKADRVGCKSDGLAETKEIPGTFTRDGEVGARSETGEGSGVHSSRNSAFSLVLSNSQGEQKSAFCKPNKRTSLVHDSRLGSAPITAPSGRLDEMADGLTPRAALGYNNLMAPAILTGDLHTAASPVALPNAFHYAPEHWSRSIGAQLHTASSLTILPPTFTSFGVSAQNWCAKCNLSFRMTSDLVFHMRSHHKKEFAAESQVRRRREEKLTCPICHEFFRERHHLSRHMTSHN